GCTGTGTGGTCGTGGTCGCGTCCGCCACCGTCCTGGGCTTCTCCAGCAACGTCTGGGGCCAGACCCTCGCGCTGGTCGCCGGCCTGGCCATGCTGCTGCGGGCACGGCTCTTCCGCTACACCGCCCAGGTCGCCGCCGTGCTGGCCGCGGGCCTCACGTCCCTGGGCCTGCTGGTGCTGGGGCTGTCACTCAATCCGCCCACCGGCGCGGTCATCAAGCTCCTGACGGAACAGGACCGAGGACCGCTCGACATCCGTACGCTCTGGCTCGCCGCTGCCGTCACGGTCGGCTCCGCACTGCTGATCGGCATCGCGCTGATCATCCCGAAGAAGGGGCTGTCCCCCTTCTGGGGCCGGCTCTCCGACCTGGCCGAGGTGGTTCTCCTCCTCGCGCTCGTGCCCCTCTGCCTGGCCGTCCTCGACGTGTACTCCTCGGCGCGGGGCATGTCGAGCTAGGGCCTTCCGTTTGGATCAGGCTGCTTCCGGAGCCGCGCGGGCGGGCTCCGGGAGCGACCGCTCGCACCTGTCGTTCCTGATACGTCACTCACACGGGTGAGTCAACTCCTGTTACAGGTGCGGGCGTTACGTGCGGACATATTCTCCTGGCAAGAACGAACCCGGTGCTCGGGGCGGTTCGAGCATCACGCCACTTGCTGAAAACGCTGTCCACCGCTCTGCGGGACGTACCGGAAATCATCGCCGATCCCCTTGTCGAACTCACCGCACAAGGCCTGGGCAACCGCCCGGCCGCACAACAGTGGAGGAACCTGGTGGCCGTGGACCTCTCTTTCTACAAATCCTTCATGGCAGAGGAAATCCGGGACGAGGGCCGGTCGGAAGGCCGGTCGGAAGGCCGTTCGGAGGGCCGTTCGGAGGGCATCGCGCAGGGCATCCTGCTCTTCCTCGCGCGGGCGGGCATCGACGTACCGGACGAGGCGCGTGAACGGATCACCACCTGTGGCGATCTCGACACCCTGAACCGCTGGCTTCTGCGGGCCCCCACCGCCCGGTCGGCCGAGGACGTCTTCGCCGAGGAGTAGGTCGCCCCTCAGGGCGAAGCGAGCTTCGGCCTGACCGTCACCGGTACCCCGTCGCGTCCGCCGGCTTCCCGGCAGCGTCGACCTCGACCAGGTAGCGCCAGCAGTCGGGCCGGGAACCGTCGAGGTCGGTGAATCCGTACTCCTGGGCGAGCTGCCCGCTGGACAGCGACTGGCCGTTCCAGCGCGCGAGGCCGGCGTCTCCGGCCAGAGCCGCGACCGCACGCCCGACGTACGCGGGGCTCTCCGAAATACAGAAGTGCGGGACCTCGGCCAGCGCATCGCGCCAGTTCTCCTCGGCCACGCCGAAGGCATCGAGCATCATCTCCGAGCGCAGCCACCCGGGGGTGAGCGCCACCGCCGTACCACCGTGCGGCTTCAACTCGTGTGCCTGCACGAACGCCATGCGCAGCACGCTGTTCTTGACCAGGTCGTAGAAGTAGGAGTTGCGGTAGTTCGCGTGGTTGTACGCGGCCGTCCCGTCGGTCATCTCGACCACGAGCCCACCCGGGCGACGCACCAGCAGCGGCAACAGGAAGTGGCTGGTGATCGCGTGGGTCTCGACGCCCAGCCGGAGCAGCCGCAGCCCGTCGTCGAGGTCGTGCTCCCACACCGGTTTGTCGAACGCGAACAGCCGCTCGCCGCCCCAGATGTCGTTGACGAGCACATCGAGCCGCCCCTGCTCGGCGTCGATGCGCCCGGCCAGCGCACGGACCTGCTCCGGCACCAGGTGGTCGGTCGGCACCGCGATACCGGTCCCGCCGGCGGCGGTGACGAGCTCCGCGGTGTCCTCGATCGTTTCGGGCCTGTCGTACTCCGAGCGCTTCTCCCGGGTCGTGCGGCCGGTGACGTAAACGGTCGCACCCGCCGCGCCGAGCTGGACGGCGATGCCGCGCCCGGCGCCCCGGGTGGCCCCGGCGACCAGTGCGATCCTTCCGTGGAGTGGCGGTTTCGATGTGTCGGACATGCGGCCCCTTGCGGTTCGTAGCTGCCTGGTACGCCCCGGTCCCCACCAGGCAGATTGTCGATGAGGACCGGTGACCCCATGCTCGCCGCAGAAGCGGACACCACGTGTCCTATTTCTTCATGTCTCTCCACACGACCTGGTGCCGTGCGGGGGACTGCGGGGAACTCCGCGGCGTCAGCCGACCAGCAGGTCCCTCTTCAGCGCGCGAACATCCTTGGCATCCAGGCCGAGTGCCTGCTTCTCGTACGCGCCGAACGAGCCGAACGTCTCGGAGATCTCCTGGAACCCGGAGTTCAGGTACGAAGGCCGGACATCGAGCAGCGGCTTGTACACCGCGGCCTGCGCGGCCGGCATCGAGGCGAGCGCCGCCGCGTTCGCCTCGGCACGGTAGTCGTTGGAGGCCAGGTAATCGGCCATCACGGTGGAGCGCGGCACCCCGAGGGCGGTCAGCAGGGCGGCGTTCGCCCAGCCCGTGCGGTCCTTGCCCGCCGTGCAGTGGAAGACGACAGCGCGGGCGCTGTCGTCGCCGATGCCGGAGAACACCGTGCGGTAGGCCTTCTTGGCGGTGCCTCCGCTGACCATGAACTTCTCGCCGTCGACCATCATGGCCTCGGCCTCCGCCGCGGTGACCGGCATGGCGGTGAACGTCGGCGACCCCGCCAGTACATCCGCGACGACGTGCGTCGCACCGGCCGGGACCCGGTCCGGGGCGGCGGCGCGCTCCGACTCCATGCGCAGGTCGAAGACCGTGGTGACGGACAGCCGCCGCAGTTTCGCCAGATCGGCGGACGTCAGCTTGTCGAGGGCGTCCGAGCGGTAGATCTCGCCCATCTTCACCCAGTGGCCGTCCGCGGTGCGGTAGCCGCCCGCGTCACGGAAGTTGACGGCACCCTGGAGCCGGATCAGCCGGTCGGCGAGGTGCAGCGAGCCTCCCCGCTCGGGGACCAGGTCGAACCACTGTCGGTCGGCGGCGGGCAGCCCGCGCACGGTGACCTTGCCGGTGGAGCCACCGGAGGCGACGGTACGGCCGTTGGCCCGGACGGCCACGTGACGTATGCCGGGGGCCTTCCACTCCACGGTGTACGAACCGTCGTCGGAGGCCGTCACCGTGGCCGCGGTGAACGGGATGCGTCCGTGGGAGGAAGCGGCGCCGTGCCCGGTGGGGGTGTGCGGGGCCGCGGCCGCGGCCGCGGGTACTGCGAGGCCGGCCAGGAGGGCGGCGGCCAGGGCGTAGGAGGTAGCCCTGACACGAGTCATCTGCGTCATGCGTGCATGCTCTGAGCCCCGCACGTGGAGAGGCGTAACCCCGGGTGAACGGGGGACGAAGACAGTTCCAACAGGGCCTCTGCGGCGGAGGGGGCACGCTGCGGCTCAGCAGCGCCTTGCACAGGGCCCAGCCCCGGGCCTCGGGCCCACGCCCAGGTGGCAGCGTCTTGGCCGACGCACGCAACTGCCAGACATGGAGCCATGTCCGCCACAGCCGACCCGCGCCGGCAGAACGCCGATGGGTCCGGGCAATCGAGCCGGCTGTCCGGTGTCAGCGCCCGGCCGCGTACTCCAGGAAGGTGGACCAGGCGGCCGGAGCGAAGAGCAGGACGGGTCCGGCGGGAGTCTTGCTGTCGCGGACGGGGACGAGGGCGGGGAAGGTGTCCGATACCTCGACGCAGTTGTTGGCGCCGCCGTCGCTGTAGCTGGACTTGCGCCAGGTCGCGGTGGAGAGGTCGGGGGTACGGCTCATGATCTGTGCTCCTCCAGGACACCCCTGATGAACGCGGTGGACTCCGGCGGGGGCAGCGCCAGGTCCCGGAGGCGATCGTAGGACAGGCGGTAGCGCGTCACAGCGGCTGGATCCTCGATCAACTCCGCGCATCCGTTGCCTTCCGTATAGGCAACCGTGCTCGTGTCGTCCTGCCACAGCAACGTCAGGGAACCGTCCATCAGGTGGTGCGCCCCGGCGGCGAAGGGCAGGACCTGGAGGACGACGGAGGCCGTCTCGCCCATGTCGATCAGATGCGTCAGTTGTTCGTCCCACGCCTTGGGGTCCGGGACGGGCCTGCGGAGCGCGTACTCGTCCAAGATGATCCGTACGGACGGAGCCGGTTTACGGTGCAGCAGTTGCTGACGTCCCATGCGGGCTATGACCTGCTCCTCCACCAACTCGGCCTCGGCGTGGGTTTCCTGGGCGCCGGACAACAGCTTCCGCGCCACCTCCTCCGTCTGGAGCAGGCCGGGGATGCCGAGCGTGAACAGGTGCATGATGCGAGCCGTCGGCTCCAGCCGCATGAACTCCTTGTACCGGTCCTTGAAGACCTCCTTCCGCGCCACCTTCCAGAGCTGCACCAGCAGGCCCCCGGAGTCGTAGAACCGGTCCAGGTCCTCCATCACCGCGAGCTTGGACAGGCGTTGGCTGACCTCCAGGCGGTAGAGGTAGCTCTTGTCGTAGCGGGTCTTCTCGGCGAGCTGCCCCAGCGACAGGCCCGCCTTCTCGCGTAAGTACCGAAGGGCCCGGCCGAGCGCGGCGCGGCCCGACTCCTCGTCCGTGGGGGTGAGTTCGGTCATCGGCGGCCCTCCGTTGTCCTGCGCGCGGGCAATCGTGTCTCTCTGTCCGAGCGTACGGCGGGCGCGTCATCATCGGGTCACGATCCGTCACCGTCACCCGTCGGTGGGACGCAGTGCCCGCCGGCCGTCAGGAGCAGTCATGGCCGACCTACCTCCCCGCCTCCTTCCCTGGGTCTCTCCGGAGGGCAAGCCGTGCTGGCTCAGCACCGACGATCCCGGGAGCCTGATGTCACGGCTGGCCGACGACATGGAGGACGAGCAGATCGAGTGCGGCGAGCAGGTGTGGGCCGGGTCGCGGGCCGTGCTGGCGGACCGGGCGGCGGGGGAGCGGGCGGTGCGGTTCGCGCTTGCGCGGGCCACGGAATCGCTGGGGGATCTGCTGCGGATCGCGCACAGCCGGGGTGAGCGGATGCGTGCGGAATCCTCGTGACCGGCGTCCGTCCTGCTCCTGGCGGGGGCCGTCAGTGAAAGCCGAGCATTCCGGGGGAGTCGATGTCGACGGTGAGGATGCCGGGCGGGTAGTCGTCTTCGCGGCCGGTCAGGATGATCGACATGCCGCCGGTCTCCAGGTGGGGCATCGCCACGTACAGCGCGTGGCAGGTGTCCGGCCCTCCCCAGCCGTCGCGCACCATGCCCCCGATCGTGGCCGCTGCCGTCTGGTCGAGCTGGTCCACCAGGAGGCCGGGGAGCGCCAGCGCTGCACGCGCCAGGCCCTCGGATGCCACTTCCCCCTGCATGAGGCACAGCGCGGGAACGTGCACCCAGTCCCCGGGTGTGTGAGCGACATTGTCGGCGAGAAGGTGCAGGGCGCGATGCCCCTGCGTGAGGGCGGTGACCGCACTCGTGTCGAGGATGATCACGCTGCCTTGTCCCGTCCGGCGCGCATCTTCTCGGCAGCCATGGCGTACACATTGGCCAGCACGTCCGGTCCGTCCTCGAACTCCGCATCGGTCAGAGTGCAGCCCATGCGCTCCCTCAGCACCCGTCGAGTGGTGGCCACACGCTCGGCGATCTGGGCGGCGGTCGGCTGCTGCGAAGCCAATTGCTCGACCAACTGGCCCAGGCTCAGACCGCGCTCCTTGGCGACCTGTGCGAGATGATCACGTGTCTCTTTGGGGACCTGGATTGTCGTCGTTGCCATAGAGTCACCATAGCCAGAGTATGGATACGACGCGCCCCTACTGCCCGAAGCGCACCAACCGGGCACATGCGAAGCGCGGTACGCCCGTTGACATTCCTACGCGTACCCGTATCGGCCCTCGGCCGCCCTTCCCCGTTCGATTACAGTGCTGCGCAGTTACCGCGCAGTCGCACACGGATACGGACCGATCGGGAGACGGGAAGGGGCACGGTGAGCTCAGGGACCACAGCCGTCTGGGGCCGTGCCGAGCAGCAGGACTTCCGCAGCCGGGTACGCGGCGCACTGCTCGGCGGCGCCATCGGTGACGCGCTCGGCGCGGGCGTCAGCGGGCTCACGCTGGAGGAGATCCGCGAGGCCCACGGGGTCGACGCCGTCACCGACTTCGTCCCCGCACACGGCGGGCGCGGCCGCGTCAGCGCCGTCACCCAGCTCACCCTGTTCACCGTCGACGGGCTGATCCGCGCCCAGGTCCGCCGCGACACCGGTGCCTGGCACCCGCCCACCGATGTGCACCAGGCCCATCTGCGCTGGGCCGCCACCCAGCACGACTGGGGGCCCGACGAACGGCGCAAGGACAACGGCTGGCTCGCCGGGCAGGAGTGGCTCTACAACCGGCGCGCGCCCACCCGGGAATGCCTGAACGGCTTCGGCGACACCGTCATGGGCACCCTTGAACAGCCCAAGAACCCCGCCGCGCACGACTCGGCCGCACTCACCCGCTCCGCCCCGTTCGGGCTCCTCGTCGGCTGGGAACCGCAGCTCGTGTTCCAACTGGCCGTCGAGTGCGCCGCCCAGACCCACGGCCACCCCACCGCCCTGCTCTCCGCGGGCGCCGTCGCCGTCATGGTGCACGGGCTGGCGCGCGGCGAGTCGCTGGACGGGGCCGTGCAGCACGCGCTGGGGGTGCTCGCCGAGCGGCCGGGCCACGAAACCGTCACCGAGGCGCTCCAACAGGCCCTCGGCACCGTGCGCCAGGGCATTCCGGGCCCCGCACTCATCGAGTCGCTGGGCGCCACGGACTCCGCCGAGGAGGTCCTTGCCGTGGCCGTGTACTGCGCCCTGGTCGGCGAGGACATCCGGCACGGGCTGCGGCTGGCCGTGAACCACGGCGGGCCGTCCGCGGCCACCGGGGCCCTGTGCGGGGCGCTGCTCGGCGCGCTGCACGGCGAGACCGCGCTGCCGCCGGCCTGGCTGGCCGAGCTGGAGGGGCGGGCCACGCTCCTGGAGCTCGCCGACGACTTCGCCATGGAGATGACACAGGGGCCCGCCCTGCACGGTCCGGCCGCCGCCGCACCGGGCTGGCTGGCCCGCTACCCGCGCGGCTGAGCGGGAAGGGCGGAACAGGTGAGGGGCGGGTCACGGAAGCCGCCGCATCCGTGACCCGCCCCTCACCCCCGTACAGCCGCAGGCGTCAGTCCTTCACGCCCTCCACGGCCGCAACGTCCTCGGGGCCGCCCTGCGCCGGTACGGTCGCACCGGTCGCCGGGCCGTCGCTGTCCGTGTTGATCTGCTCGATGATCGCATCGCGCTCCGGGGTGTCCTCCGGCTTGATGAAGCCGATGACGATGTAGAGCACCAGCGAGATCGCCAGCGGCAGCGCCACCTGGTACTGCAGGGCGACGTCCGTCTTCACCGAACCGTCGAAGTTGTAGTTGGTGAAGTAGAACGCCAGCAGACCCGCCGCCCAGCTGGTGAGCGCCGCCGTCGGTCCCGACTTACGGAACCGGCGCAGCAGACCCAGCATGAACGGGATCGCGATCGGGCCCATCAGACCGGCGACCCACTTGATGACGACCGAGATGATGTCCTTGAACGTCGGCGAGTTGATCTGGGTCGCCAGCGCCATGGACAGGCCCAGGAAGCCGAGCGTGGAGAGCCGCGCGGCCAGCAGGCCGGCGCGGGCGTTCCAGTTGCGGGCCGCCTTGGAGAAGACCGGGGCGATGTCGCGGGTGAAGACCGCCGCGATGGCGTTGGCGTCCGAGGAGCACATGGCCATCGTGTGCGAGAAGAAGCCGACGACGACCAGGCCCAGCAGGCCGTGCGGCAGAAGCTGCTCGGTCATCAGCGCGTAGCTGTCCGAGGCGTCCGGCTTCTGGGCGTCGACGAGCAGCGGGGCACACCACATCGGGAAGAAGAGGACCGTCGGCCAGACCAGCCACAGGATGGCGGAGAGCCGTGCCGAGCGGGTCGCGGAGGCGGCGGAGTCCGTGGCCATGTAGCGCTGGGCCTGGTTCCACATGCCGCCGTTGTACTCGAAGGTCTTGATGAACAGGTACGCCAGCAGGAAGGTCACGGTGTACGGACCGGCCGTCGGGTCCGTGTGGCCCTCGGGCAGCTTGTCCCAGACCGTCCACAGGGTGGAGAAGCCGTCGAGCTTGCTCATCGCGGTGACGAGCATCGCGAGGCCGGCGAACAGCTGGATGACGAACTGCCCCAGCTCGGTGAGCGCGTCGGCCCACAGGCCGCCGACCGTGCAGTAGATGGCCGTGATCAGGCCGGTGATGAAGATGCCCTGGGTCAGGCTGATGCCGGTGAAGACGGAGAGCAGGGTGGCGATGGCCGCCCACTTGGCGCCGACGTCCACGATCTTCAGCAGCAGCCCGGACCAGGCGAGCGCCTGCTGGGTCTGGATGTTGTAGCGGTTCTTCAGGTATTCGAGAGGCGAGGCGACGTGCAGCCGCGAGCGCAGCCGGTTGAGCCGGGGAGCGAAGAGCTTGGCGCCGATCCCGATGCCGATGGCGATGGGGAGCGACCACGTCACGAAGGACGTGACGCCGTACTGGTACGCGATGCCGGCGTAGCCGGTGAACATCACGGCGCTGTAGCCGGACATGTGGTGCGAGATGCCGGAAAGCCACCACGGCATCTTGCCGCCGGCCGTGAAGAAGTCGCTGACGTTGTCCACACGCTTGTGGGACCAGAGTCCGATCGCGATCATCACGCCGAAGTAGCCGATGAGCACGACCCAGTCGAGACTG
This genomic interval from Streptomyces sp. NBC_00464 contains the following:
- a CDS encoding helix-turn-helix domain-containing protein, with amino-acid sequence MTELTPTDEESGRAALGRALRYLREKAGLSLGQLAEKTRYDKSYLYRLEVSQRLSKLAVMEDLDRFYDSGGLLVQLWKVARKEVFKDRYKEFMRLEPTARIMHLFTLGIPGLLQTEEVARKLLSGAQETHAEAELVEEQVIARMGRQQLLHRKPAPSVRIILDEYALRRPVPDPKAWDEQLTHLIDMGETASVVLQVLPFAAGAHHLMDGSLTLLWQDDTSTVAYTEGNGCAELIEDPAAVTRYRLSYDRLRDLALPPPESTAFIRGVLEEHRS
- a CDS encoding ADP-ribosylglycohydrolase family protein; its protein translation is MSSGTTAVWGRAEQQDFRSRVRGALLGGAIGDALGAGVSGLTLEEIREAHGVDAVTDFVPAHGGRGRVSAVTQLTLFTVDGLIRAQVRRDTGAWHPPTDVHQAHLRWAATQHDWGPDERRKDNGWLAGQEWLYNRRAPTRECLNGFGDTVMGTLEQPKNPAAHDSAALTRSAPFGLLVGWEPQLVFQLAVECAAQTHGHPTALLSAGAVAVMVHGLARGESLDGAVQHALGVLAERPGHETVTEALQQALGTVRQGIPGPALIESLGATDSAEEVLAVAVYCALVGEDIRHGLRLAVNHGGPSAATGALCGALLGALHGETALPPAWLAELEGRATLLELADDFAMEMTQGPALHGPAAAAPGWLARYPRG
- a CDS encoding DUF397 domain-containing protein, whose amino-acid sequence is MSRTPDLSTATWRKSSYSDGGANNCVEVSDTFPALVPVRDSKTPAGPVLLFAPAAWSTFLEYAAGR
- a CDS encoding tyrosine-protein phosphatase, whose protein sequence is MTQMTRVRATSYALAAALLAGLAVPAAAAAAPHTPTGHGAASSHGRIPFTAATVTASDDGSYTVEWKAPGIRHVAVRANGRTVASGGSTGKVTVRGLPAADRQWFDLVPERGGSLHLADRLIRLQGAVNFRDAGGYRTADGHWVKMGEIYRSDALDKLTSADLAKLRRLSVTTVFDLRMESERAAAPDRVPAGATHVVADVLAGSPTFTAMPVTAAEAEAMMVDGEKFMVSGGTAKKAYRTVFSGIGDDSARAVVFHCTAGKDRTGWANAALLTALGVPRSTVMADYLASNDYRAEANAAALASMPAAQAAVYKPLLDVRPSYLNSGFQEISETFGSFGAYEKQALGLDAKDVRALKRDLLVG
- a CDS encoding SDR family oxidoreductase, with amino-acid sequence MSDTSKPPLHGRIALVAGATRGAGRGIAVQLGAAGATVYVTGRTTREKRSEYDRPETIEDTAELVTAAGGTGIAVPTDHLVPEQVRALAGRIDAEQGRLDVLVNDIWGGERLFAFDKPVWEHDLDDGLRLLRLGVETHAITSHFLLPLLVRRPGGLVVEMTDGTAAYNHANYRNSYFYDLVKNSVLRMAFVQAHELKPHGGTAVALTPGWLRSEMMLDAFGVAEENWRDALAEVPHFCISESPAYVGRAVAALAGDAGLARWNGQSLSSGQLAQEYGFTDLDGSRPDCWRYLVEVDAAGKPADATGYR
- a CDS encoding sodium:solute symporter family protein, producing MNSLDWVVLIGYFGVMIAIGLWSHKRVDNVSDFFTAGGKMPWWLSGISHHMSGYSAVMFTGYAGIAYQYGVTSFVTWSLPIAIGIGIGAKLFAPRLNRLRSRLHVASPLEYLKNRYNIQTQQALAWSGLLLKIVDVGAKWAAIATLLSVFTGISLTQGIFITGLITAIYCTVGGLWADALTELGQFVIQLFAGLAMLVTAMSKLDGFSTLWTVWDKLPEGHTDPTAGPYTVTFLLAYLFIKTFEYNGGMWNQAQRYMATDSAASATRSARLSAILWLVWPTVLFFPMWCAPLLVDAQKPDASDSYALMTEQLLPHGLLGLVVVGFFSHTMAMCSSDANAIAAVFTRDIAPVFSKAARNWNARAGLLAARLSTLGFLGLSMALATQINSPTFKDIISVVIKWVAGLMGPIAIPFMLGLLRRFRKSGPTAALTSWAAGLLAFYFTNYNFDGSVKTDVALQYQVALPLAISLVLYIVIGFIKPEDTPERDAIIEQINTDSDGPATGATVPAQGGPEDVAAVEGVKD